One Stigmatopora argus isolate UIUO_Sarg chromosome 12, RoL_Sarg_1.0, whole genome shotgun sequence genomic window carries:
- the riok1 gene encoding serine/threonine-protein kinase RIO1 has protein sequence MALVVDPVPGQFDDVEDEDCQLLEIVREDVQKYGEENEECEDDDDDEEDDDDDDDWVWSSAGGDLTKRYNRSGVVQANKQNHALERASKLSDRSLRKFEHKINLDQLSLSDSVLNKVASMQKQKDADTYRVKDKSDRATVEQVLDPRTRMILFKMLTRGIISEINGCISTGKEANVYHASAAGGESRAIKIYKTSILHFKDRDKYVSGEFRFRRGYCKGNPRKMVRTWAEKEMRNLIRLQTAGIPSPEPILLRSHVLLMSFVGKDDRPAPLLKNADVSESKARELYLQVVHNMRKMFQDAKLVHADLSEFNMLYHHGDAYIIDVSQSVEHDHPQALNFLRKDCSNVNEFFVKRGVAAMTVRELFDFITDPSVTSDNIDRYLEKMMAIAAERTSAQRSDRDRVDEEVFKRAYIPRTLAEVSHYERDYQLMAADEEDAALSGREHGVLYQTLTGLKKDLSGVQIVPALLEDDISLSSSSEEEEDEEEEEEEEGQESARPPPGDSCDSQDKKEKKKLAKEAQREKRKSKVPKHVKKRKEKVAKTKKGR, from the exons ATGGCGCTTGTGGTTGACCCAGTGCCCGGACAATTTGATGACGTCGAAGACGAAGACTG CCAATTGCTCGAAATTGTGCGAGAAGATGTTCAGAAATACGGTGAAGAAAATGAGGAatgtgaggatgatgatgatgatgaagaagatgatgacgatgacgacgactgGGTGTGGTCTTCCGCCGGAGGCGACCTGACCAAGCGCTACAACAGGAGCGGGGTGGTTCAG gctAACAAACAGAATCACGCGCTGGAAAGGGCATCCAAATTGAGCGACAGGTCGCTGAGGAAGTTCGAACACAAGATCAACCTGg ATCAACTGTCTTTGTCCGACTCCGTTCTCAACAAAGTGGCGTCGATGCAGAAGCAGAAGGACGCCGACAC GTACCGAGTGAAGGACAAATCGGATCGAGCCACCGTGGAACAG GTTTTGGACCCTCGGACGCGAATGATCCTCTTCAAGATGTTGACTCGCGGAATCATCTCGGAAATCAACGGCTGCATCAGCACGGGCAAAGAG GCTAACGTCTACCACGCCAGCGCGGCCGGCGGGGAGAGCCGAGCCATCAAAATCTACAAGACGTCCATCCTGCACTTCAAGGACCGAGACAAATACGTCAGCGGAGAATTCAG GTTCCGTCGCGGTTACTGCAAGGGGAACCCCAGGAAGATGGTGCGAACTTGGGCCGAAAAGGAGATGAGGAACCTGATCAG GTTGCAGACGGCCGGCATCCCCAGTCCCGAACCCATCCTGCTCAGGAGCCACGTGCTGCTCATGAGCTTCGTGGGCAAAGACGACAG GCCCGCCCCGCTGCTGAAGAACGCCGACGTGTCGGAGTCCAAGGCCCGCGAGCTCTACTTGCAGGTGGTGCACAACATGAGGAAGATGTTCCAGGACGCCAAATTGGTTCACGCCGACCTCAGCGAGTTCAACATGCT ATATCACCACGGCGACGCTTACATCATCGACGTGTCGCAGTCGGTGGAACACGACCACCCGCAGGCGCTCAACTTTCTCAGGAAGGATTGCAGCAACGTCAACG AGTTTTTCGTCAAGCGCGGCGTGGCGGCCATGACCGTCCGAGAGCTTTTCGACTTCATCACCGACCCGTCGGTCACCAGCGACAACATAGATCGATACCTGGAGAAG ATGATGGCCATCGCGGCCGAGCGGACGTCGGCGCAGCGCTCCGATCGAGACCGGGTGGACGAGGAG GTGTTCAAGCGGGCGTACATTCCGAGGACGCTGGCCGAGGTCAGCCACTACGAGCGCGACTACCAGCTGATGGCCGCCGACGAGGAGGACGCGGCTCTTAGCGGACGCGAGCACGGC GTTCTGTATCAGACGCTGACGGGGCTAAAGAAGGACCTTTCTGGAGTTCAGATA GTCCCGGCTCTGCTGGAGGACGACATTTCCTTGTCGTCATCTtcggaagaggaggaagatgaagaggaggaggaggaggaggaagggcaAGAGAGCGCTCGGCCGCCACCCGGCGATTCCTGCGACTCCCAGGACAAAAAG GAGAAAAAGAAGCTGGCCAAAGAAGCtcagagagaaaagagaaagtcCAAAGTCCCGAAACACGTGAAGAAGAGGAAGGAGAAAGTGGCCAAGACCAAAAAGGGAAGATGA